Proteins encoded within one genomic window of Deinococcus metallilatus:
- a CDS encoding alkaline phosphatase, which yields MKHLAIALTLALAGVASAADVTIYPYDGARLLAGQRFDLRVEVAGLGAGETPEVTLDGRPLTGAQVSSSGAGKAEITLRGQSLTAGTHTLTVRSGETVRSARWTAEGYARPARAPRNVILFIGDGMGWNTLNAAKLVAAGYDPRNGLPRGTLAIEADADGSATVTTSSYDSFIVDSANSASSIATGQKVQVNALNVYPDNTDDTLDNPRVETITEMLRRTRNASVGIVTNTFGTDATPAAFAAHTRRRGDYSAIADQFFQGAAKPDVLLFGGSKDFIPQSAPGSRRKDNTDWIAQAQTLGFQFVSNRTELLKANGNKLFGLFNIDNFPSYLDRAVWQRPEMLGDFKDMPYLWEMTQKAVETLEGNPNGFFLMVESGMIDKYEHPLDWTRAVWDVLELDKTVAWAKNYAKTHGDTLVVVTADHAHSFSVYGGFDTTKAASGREAVGIYEKAGFPTYGDSQDRNGLPLPSTGRTLAAGFAATPDYCETYQSREVFKEPTVKQGDVYVANPEVCAETGAFARTGTLPKGTNNGVHSADPVPLFAFGPGANLFRNQIDQTDVFFTIARALGLNPARELR from the coding sequence TTGAAACACCTTGCCATTGCACTGACCCTGGCCCTGGCGGGCGTCGCCAGCGCCGCCGACGTGACGATCTACCCCTATGACGGCGCGAGACTCCTCGCCGGGCAGCGCTTCGACCTGCGGGTGGAGGTCGCGGGCCTGGGCGCGGGCGAGACCCCCGAGGTCACCCTGGACGGCCGCCCGCTGACGGGGGCGCAGGTGAGTTCCAGCGGCGCGGGCAAGGCCGAGATCACCCTGCGGGGACAGAGCCTGACGGCCGGGACGCATACCCTTACCGTCCGCAGCGGGGAGACGGTGCGCAGCGCCCGCTGGACCGCCGAGGGCTACGCCCGCCCGGCCCGGGCGCCCAGGAACGTGATCCTTTTCATCGGGGACGGGATGGGCTGGAACACCCTCAACGCCGCGAAGCTGGTCGCCGCCGGGTACGACCCCCGCAACGGCCTCCCGCGCGGCACGCTCGCCATCGAGGCGGACGCGGACGGCAGCGCCACCGTGACCACGAGTTCCTACGACTCCTTCATCGTGGACTCGGCCAACTCGGCGTCGAGCATCGCCACCGGGCAGAAGGTCCAGGTCAACGCCCTGAACGTCTACCCCGACAACACCGACGACACTCTGGACAACCCCCGGGTGGAGACCATCACCGAGATGCTGCGGCGCACCCGGAACGCCTCGGTCGGCATCGTGACGAACACCTTCGGCACCGACGCCACGCCCGCCGCCTTCGCCGCGCACACCCGCCGCCGCGGCGACTACAGCGCCATCGCCGACCAGTTCTTCCAGGGGGCGGCCAAGCCCGACGTGCTGCTCTTCGGCGGCAGCAAGGACTTCATCCCCCAGAGCGCGCCGGGCTCGCGCCGCAAGGACAACACGGACTGGATCGCGCAGGCGCAGACACTGGGCTTCCAGTTCGTCTCCAACCGTACGGAACTCCTCAAGGCGAACGGGAACAAGCTCTTCGGCCTGTTCAACATCGACAACTTCCCCTCCTACCTCGACCGCGCGGTGTGGCAGCGCCCGGAGATGCTGGGCGACTTCAAGGACATGCCCTACCTCTGGGAGATGACCCAGAAGGCTGTCGAGACGCTGGAGGGGAACCCCAACGGCTTTTTCCTGATGGTCGAGAGCGGCATGATCGACAAGTACGAGCACCCGCTGGACTGGACCCGCGCCGTGTGGGACGTGCTGGAACTCGACAAGACCGTGGCCTGGGCCAAGAACTACGCGAAGACGCACGGGGACACCCTGGTGGTCGTCACCGCCGACCACGCCCACTCCTTCAGCGTGTACGGGGGCTTCGACACCACGAAGGCGGCCAGCGGGCGCGAGGCGGTCGGCATCTACGAGAAGGCGGGCTTCCCGACCTACGGGGACAGCCAGGACCGCAACGGCCTCCCGCTCCCCTCGACCGGGCGCACGCTGGCGGCGGGCTTCGCGGCGACCCCCGACTACTGCGAGACGTATCAGTCGCGTGAAGTCTTCAAGGAACCCACCGTGAAGCAGGGCGACGTGTACGTGGCGAACCCCGAGGTCTGCGCGGAGACTGGCGCCTTCGCCCGCACCGGCACGCTGCCCAAGGGGACGAACAACGGCGTGCACTCGGCCGACCCGGTGCCGCTCTTCGCCTTCGGTCCGGGCGCGAACCTCTTCCGCAACCAGATCGATCAGACCGACGTGTTCTTCACCATCGCGCGGGCCCTGGGCCTGAACCCGGCGCGCGAACTGCGCTGA
- a CDS encoding FAD:protein FMN transferase has protein sequence MPALKAALLGTTVHLRGVGATRVLAEMRRLEALLTRFRASPLTRLNQSGVLEDPPAELTAALRHALRIARATRGLVTPTVLGALQQVGYGEPSPGRPLARGVPDARQVRVSAGSIHLAPGVGLDLGGTAKTWIASRASAGFEGEFVLDAGGDVLLAQRAPVSVSVAHPFGGPPLALDLPAGRWGVATSSVLTRVFPGGPHLIDPRTGRPLRSRLVQVTVAARQLTVAEVLTKLAFLDEAELGRLARRAVVLAYERSGRALLWGPGGFGPVRGAA, from the coding sequence ATGCCCGCTCTGAAGGCGGCGCTGCTGGGCACCACCGTGCATCTGCGTGGCGTGGGCGCGACCCGCGTGCTCGCCGAGATGCGGCGGCTGGAAGCCCTGCTGACCCGCTTCCGCGCCTCCCCGCTCACCCGCCTGAACCAGAGCGGCGTGCTGGAGGACCCGCCCGCCGAGCTGACGGCGGCGCTGCGCCACGCGCTCAGGATCGCGCGCGCCACGCGCGGCCTGGTGACGCCCACCGTGCTGGGCGCCCTCCAGCAGGTGGGGTACGGCGAGCCCAGCCCGGGCCGGCCGCTGGCCCGCGGGGTGCCGGACGCCCGGCAGGTGCGGGTGAGCGCCGGGAGCATCCACCTGGCCCCCGGGGTCGGCCTCGACCTGGGCGGCACTGCCAAGACGTGGATTGCGTCGCGCGCCAGCGCCGGGTTCGAGGGCGAGTTCGTCCTCGACGCGGGTGGAGACGTGCTGCTCGCGCAGCGGGCGCCGGTCAGCGTGAGCGTCGCCCACCCCTTCGGCGGCCCGCCGCTGGCCCTCGACCTCCCGGCGGGCCGCTGGGGGGTGGCGACCAGCAGCGTGCTGACCCGGGTGTTTCCCGGAGGACCTCACCTGATCGATCCCCGCACGGGGCGCCCCCTGCGTTCACGCCTCGTGCAGGTCACGGTGGCGGCCCGGCAGCTCACGGTCGCCGAGGTCCTCACCAAGCTCGCGTTTCTGGACGAGGCCGAGCTGGGCCGCCTCGCCCGCCGGGCGGTGGTGCTGGCCTACGAGCGTTCGGGACGGGCGCTGCTCTGGGGCCCGGGCGGCTTCGGGCCCGTTCGGGGGGCGGCGTGA
- a CDS encoding S8 family serine peptidase: protein MKSKGVWWAGLTVTVSAALGLWGINQAEVPWNLNSVHLPPASGVTFAAAHPVTVAILDTGMSEQPLLDGVQRYGYDFVSSPHNAGDGTGRDPTPLASRGGVGYHGTAVAGVVHSVNPQARLVHVRVIGRVNTVSLRDAVDGLRWAAGLDVPGVPRNPFPARVINASFSLNRGPHAGCVPAMQRAVDEVLARGTVVVTSAGNRGVPASRNTPAGCRGVLTVAATDDRGRRAPYSNWGKAVALAAPGGTSQERVDVLRPRGGETELTGTSFAAPLVAGAASLLLAERPTLSPADVTRLLEQTAQPFAGGQCDRIKARSCGAGVLDVSAAVRAAGAWPGAIASATWR, encoded by the coding sequence ATGAAGAGCAAGGGGGTCTGGTGGGCCGGGTTGACCGTCACCGTGTCGGCTGCCCTGGGACTGTGGGGAATCAACCAGGCGGAGGTGCCGTGGAACTTGAACAGCGTCCACCTCCCCCCGGCCTCGGGGGTGACGTTCGCGGCGGCTCACCCCGTGACGGTGGCCATCCTCGACACCGGGATGTCGGAGCAGCCCCTGCTGGACGGGGTTCAGCGGTACGGCTACGACTTCGTGTCCAGCCCTCACAACGCCGGGGACGGCACGGGCCGGGACCCGACCCCCCTCGCGTCCAGGGGCGGGGTGGGGTATCACGGCACCGCGGTCGCCGGCGTCGTCCACAGCGTCAACCCGCAGGCCCGGCTGGTCCACGTGCGGGTCATCGGGCGCGTGAACACCGTGTCCCTGCGGGACGCCGTGGACGGCCTGCGCTGGGCGGCCGGGCTGGACGTGCCGGGCGTGCCCCGCAACCCGTTCCCCGCCCGCGTCATCAACGCGTCGTTCTCCCTGAACCGGGGCCCGCACGCCGGGTGTGTGCCCGCCATGCAGCGCGCCGTGGACGAGGTCCTGGCGCGCGGCACCGTCGTCGTGACCTCCGCCGGCAACCGCGGCGTCCCGGCGTCCCGCAACACCCCGGCGGGGTGCCGGGGCGTCCTCACGGTGGCCGCGACCGACGACCGGGGACGGCGCGCCCCCTACTCCAACTGGGGCAAGGCGGTGGCCCTGGCGGCGCCGGGCGGCACGTCACAGGAGCGGGTCGACGTGCTGCGCCCGCGGGGCGGGGAGACCGAACTCACCGGGACCAGCTTCGCCGCGCCCCTGGTCGCCGGTGCGGCCAGCCTGCTGCTCGCCGAGCGGCCCACCCTCAGCCCGGCCGACGTGACCCGCCTGCTGGAGCAGACCGCCCAGCCGTTCGCGGGCGGGCAGTGCGACCGCATCAAGGCACGTTCGTGCGGCGCGGGTGTCCTCGACGTGAGTGCCGCCGTGCGGGCCGCCGGGGCCTGGCCTGGCGCCATCGCCTCGGCGACCTGGCGGTAA
- a CDS encoding ferric reductase-like transmembrane domain-containing protein, with translation MTPASPDRGRLLNDVLGALLLTGLAGAWLLAYGQLASGPLAWLVLRATGLTAYVALTLSVVLGTLTASKFAPPWWPRAVSYGWHGLLSGFALAASAVHGAFLLVDGRFPQTLAGVLVPGRATFEPLPVGLGTVGLELLALVYASTLWRTRLSRRAWKALHLLAYPAFILATLHGLLLGSDPAMPLYAVGVTATLAATALRLLEARRAPSPARPHRG, from the coding sequence GTGACCCCCGCCTCACCGGACCGGGGGCGCCTCCTGAACGACGTGCTCGGCGCCCTGCTGCTCACGGGCCTCGCGGGAGCGTGGCTGCTCGCATACGGGCAGCTCGCGTCCGGGCCGCTGGCCTGGCTGGTGCTGCGGGCCACCGGCCTCACGGCGTACGTCGCCCTCACGCTGAGCGTGGTGCTGGGAACGCTCACCGCCTCGAAGTTCGCCCCGCCTTGGTGGCCGCGCGCCGTGAGCTACGGCTGGCACGGCCTGCTGTCCGGGTTCGCCCTCGCCGCGTCCGCCGTCCACGGGGCCTTCCTGCTGGTGGATGGCCGCTTCCCGCAGACGCTGGCAGGCGTGCTGGTGCCGGGGCGCGCGACCTTCGAGCCGCTTCCGGTCGGCCTGGGCACGGTGGGCCTGGAGCTGCTGGCCCTCGTCTACGCCTCGACGCTGTGGCGGACCCGGCTGTCCCGGCGGGCCTGGAAGGCGCTGCACCTGCTGGCGTACCCGGCCTTCATCCTCGCCACCCTCCACGGGCTGCTGCTCGGCAGCGACCCCGCGATGCCGCTGTACGCCGTGGGCGTGACGGCCACACTCGCCGCCACCGCCCTGCGCCTGCTGGAAGCGCGCCGGGCACCCTCGCCCGCCCGGCCTCACCGGGGGTAA